TAGGAGGTGTTAACCTTGATGTAAGAGGACTGGTTGATCAATTGATGCAAGTTGAAAGTCGCCCTCTAATACGTCTGCAACAAAAAGAAAGTAATTATCAATCTCAACTCAGTGCTTTTGGTCGCTTAAAAAGTGCGATGTCATCTTTTCAAACATCAATGGGTAATTTAGGCTCGCTTGATAAGTTTGAAACTTATAAAGTTTCTACATCAGAAGCTTCTACCGATCAAAGTTTTACGGCAACCGTGGATAGCAACGCTGCACCCGGTACATTTTCTATTGACGTGCAAAACTTAGCCCGGTCCAATAAGTTTGGTTCGACGGCTGCCTTTGCTGATACCACTAGTGCTATTACTACGGATGCTAATTTAGATATTAGTGATGGCACAGATTCCTTTTCAATTGATATTAATGGTAAATCATTGGCAGAAATTCGTGATGCCATTAATGCTGCCGCCGAATCCGGAAATGTCGGTGTTTCAGCCTCTATTGTTCAGGAAAGTGGTAGTGCATTTCAATTAGTGTTGACCGCATCAGACACCGGCGTTGCTAATGCAATTACAGTGAGTTCAACGGGCAATGCTGTGACTCAATTGGACTTAACTGAAAAACAAACAGCTTTGGATGCTACTGTACTGGTTGATAATGCCTATACCATCACCAGTGCTTCTAATTCAATCAAAGATGCTATTTCAGGAATATCGCTTAATTTACTTAAACCCAGTACCAGTGTGGCTGATTTAACCATTCAAAGAGATACAGAAGCGGTCAAAACAAGTATTGGTACATTTGTCAGTGCCTTTAACACCTTTCTCAGTACCGCCAATGCGTTAAAGAAAAGTGGTTTGGAAGGGGATAGTATTACCAATAGTATTTTATCTAATATTCGCGGTGAATTTAATACTAGTGCTGGACTTGGCGGTGCATTTAACTTCCTATCAGAAATGGGCATCACTAGTAATGCTAAGACGGGAGAGCTGGAATTGGATAGTAGTAAGTTGGATGCTGCTATTGCTAAGGATTATGAAGGTATCTCGCAGTTATTTGCCAATGATAACAAAGGCATTGCCTTTCGCTTAGAAGCTCAAATGGATGAATATTTGAGCTTTGATGGCTTGCTTAAAAGTCGTGAAAATGCGCTTAATACCCGGATTAAGGATAATGAGGGACGGCAATTAACCATGGAATATCGTTTAGGAAAAATTGAAGAACGTTTATTAAAACAATTTGGTAATTTAGACAACATTATTTCGCAATCAAACTCAACCAGTAGCTACTTAGCACAACAATTAGCTAATTTACCAGGTTTTACGCGCAAATAATGAGAATAAATTAAATTTATTCTTTCTATCAATCATACCTATAGAAAATTGAATGCTGGCCGATAATCTTAGTAAGACCGATTCAATACTAATTAAGCTTTAACTTCAGCTTATTAGACAGTTTATCAGACCGTTTATCAGACAACCTACTTGGATACTTTATGAATTACACACATAATCAAGCTGCAATGAACAAATATGCTCAAGTGGGCAATCAAAGCACGGCAGCTTTTGCAAACCCTCATCGTTTGATACAAATGCTGATGGAAGGTGCATTGGAAAAAATATCCAAGGCCAAGGGCTTTATGAAAAATGGGGACATTGCCAAGAAAGGTGAGCATATCTCTTGGGCTATTTCAATTATTGAAGGCTTAAGGGTTAGTTTAGATCATACTCAGGGCGGTAAAATTTCTGAGAATCTTGAATCATTATACATCTATATGAATAGTCGTTTAACTCAGGCAAATCTGAATAACTCCTTAGAAATGCTGGATGAAGTAACGACCTTACTTGTTGATATAAAATCAGGTTGGGATGCGATTCCACAAGATGTTATTGATGAACATGCGAAAAGTGATGCAGGAAAAAGACCTGCGTCATTAGCGAAAGCAAGAATATAGAATTGACGTATAGGACTATAATAATATGCAACAGTCGCTTGAATTAGCTCAATTTTTAAACATCAGCCAAAGTATGTTGAGTGCAGCAGAAGCGGGTGACTGGGCGTGTTTGCCAGAACGGGAGGTTGAACGAAAAAAAGTGATGCAGCAATACTTTTCATCGGAAAGTTTTAATCAAGCAGTATCATTGCAAGGTGGTATTGAAGAGAGTGATGGAATTTCACAAGTGATTAACCAAGTATTAGAAATTAATACGCAAATTGAAACACTTGCTGAGCAGGGAAAATTAGCAATTAATCTACAACTGCAAGGAATGAAAAAAAAGCAGAGTGTTCATTCAGCTTATTTACAAAACGAATAATTTAACTCGAAACGGTTGGCTTCTAAAGCCTTTGAATCAACTCTTTGAATCAACAACAGGCACATTCAAGAAAATATCATAATCCAAATCTTTAATTGAACGTTGCAAACCTTTTTGGGAATGTAGGTTAAGAAAGAGTGGTTCAGTGATATTCGCGTTCACCAGCGTTAAACCTTCTTTTTTTACCCCACTATCCGCATTACTATCCTTAACAATAACCATCATTGCTATTTCACTAGAACCTTCGGAATCAAGCAATTTGTAATCTTCATCAGGCAATGATACTTCATAATAAAAATTGGCAAGTGATGGATCAAAAATAGAAAAAGCCGTATCGGGTTGTTCGATAGATTGAAGCCAAAAAACAACAGGCGCCCCCTCTTTATCTTGAGCATCATCTTCTTTATGAAAAAGTTTAAAATTCTTTAGTTCAGCGTTGCTTAATAGTCCATTAGGAAAATGGATAATGCTCTCTTGTGTAACTTCCTGTGAGCCAAAGCGAGTGGTTTCAATTTTCATTATCGACCTTTATCAAATTTATTGTTATTTTTTTTGCCAGTGAAGTAAGCTATTTAACTTTTTCCAATAAAAAATCAAGATAAGCTTGATAAGTTATTATTTTATAAAAACTATTATTACTGATAACTATCAATCTGTCAAAAAAAGCCAGTAGAACAATTGGAGTGACATTTTTTTGACTAAATAAGCTTTATTTTGACTTATTAACAAAGTTTTGACTTTACATATCTCAAAAATCCGCTATATTTTCATTGCTAGGATAATATTTTCTATTTCTGCATTTTTTA
This genomic window from sulfur-oxidizing endosymbiont of Gigantopelta aegis contains:
- the fliD gene encoding flagellar filament capping protein FliD — encoded protein: MAGLSLGGVNLDVRGLVDQLMQVESRPLIRLQQKESNYQSQLSAFGRLKSAMSSFQTSMGNLGSLDKFETYKVSTSEASTDQSFTATVDSNAAPGTFSIDVQNLARSNKFGSTAAFADTTSAITTDANLDISDGTDSFSIDINGKSLAEIRDAINAAAESGNVGVSASIVQESGSAFQLVLTASDTGVANAITVSSTGNAVTQLDLTEKQTALDATVLVDNAYTITSASNSIKDAISGISLNLLKPSTSVADLTIQRDTEAVKTSIGTFVSAFNTFLSTANALKKSGLEGDSITNSILSNIRGEFNTSAGLGGAFNFLSEMGITSNAKTGELELDSSKLDAAIAKDYEGISQLFANDNKGIAFRLEAQMDEYLSFDGLLKSRENALNTRIKDNEGRQLTMEYRLGKIEERLLKQFGNLDNIISQSNSTSSYLAQQLANLPGFTRK
- the fliS gene encoding flagellar export chaperone FliS, which codes for MNYTHNQAAMNKYAQVGNQSTAAFANPHRLIQMLMEGALEKISKAKGFMKNGDIAKKGEHISWAISIIEGLRVSLDHTQGGKISENLESLYIYMNSRLTQANLNNSLEMLDEVTTLLVDIKSGWDAIPQDVIDEHAKSDAGKRPASLAKARI
- a CDS encoding flagellar protein FliT, whose protein sequence is MQQSLELAQFLNISQSMLSAAEAGDWACLPEREVERKKVMQQYFSSESFNQAVSLQGGIEESDGISQVINQVLEINTQIETLAEQGKLAINLQLQGMKKKQSVHSAYLQNE
- the fliW gene encoding flagellar assembly protein FliW → MKIETTRFGSQEVTQESIIHFPNGLLSNAELKNFKLFHKEDDAQDKEGAPVVFWLQSIEQPDTAFSIFDPSLANFYYEVSLPDEDYKLLDSEGSSEIAMMVIVKDSNADSGVKKEGLTLVNANITEPLFLNLHSQKGLQRSIKDLDYDIFLNVPVVDSKS